A part of Strix aluco isolate bStrAlu1 chromosome 21, bStrAlu1.hap1, whole genome shotgun sequence genomic DNA contains:
- the USH1G gene encoding pre-mRNA splicing regulator USH1G isoform X1, whose translation MNDQYHRAARDGYLDLLKEATKKDLNSPDEDGMTPTLWAAYHGNLDALRLIVSRGGDPDKCDIWGNTPLHLAAANGHLNCLSFLISFGANIWCLDNDYHTPLDMAAMKGHMECVRYLDSIAAKQSSLNPKLVSKLKDKAFRDAERRIKDCVKLQKKHHERMEKRYRKEMSDNSDTMSFSSYSSSTLSKKFQHMSMVTSLPYSQATIHGTAKGKTKIQKKLEKKKQVDGTFKIYEDGRKSVRSLSGLQLGNDVMFVKQGTYASPKEWTRRNIRDMFLTDEDTVSRAISDPGLHMDSAHSEVSTDSGHDSLFNRPGLGTMVFRRNYVSGGLFGIGREDAGMLGEDNADGMGVKLRSRLQRSPSLNDSIGSANSLQERNAEELPWDEVELGLDDDDEPDTSPLETFLASLHMFEFITILKKEKIDLEALMLCSDNDLKSINIPLGPRKKIVDAIQRRRQTLEKPDVIVDTEL comes from the exons ATGAATGACCAGTACCACCGAGCAGCCCGGGACGGCTACCTGGACCTGCTGAAGGAAGCCACCAAGAAGGACTTGAACTCGCCGGACGAGGATGGCATGACCCCGACCCTATGGGCCGCCTACCACGGCAACCTGGACGCCCTGCGCCTCATTGTCAGCAGAGG GGGCGATCCAGACAAATGTGACATCTGGGGGAACACCCCTCTCCACCTGGCAGCAGCCAATGGCCACCTgaactgcctctccttcctcatctcttttgGGGCCAACATCTGGTGCCTGGACAATGACTACCACACCCCACTGGACATGGCAGCCATGAAGGGGCACATGGAGTGTGTGCGATACCTGGACTCTATTGCTGCCAAGCAGAGCAGCCTTAACCCCAAGCTGGTGAGCAAACTGAAGGACAAGGCCTTTCGGGACGCAGAGCGGAGGATTAAGGACTGTGTGAAGCTGCAGAAGAAGCACCATGAAAGGATGGAGAAGCGGTACAGAAAGGAGATGTCAGATAATTCGGATACCATGAGCTTCTCCAGCTATTCGAGTAGCACCTTAAGCAAGAAGTTCCAACACATGTCTATGGTGACTTCCTTGCCATACTCACAAGCCACCATCCATGGCACAGCCAAGGGAAAGACGAAAATACAAAAGAAGCTAGAGAAGAAGAAGCAGGTGGATGGAACGTTCAAGATCTACGAGGATGGGAGGAAAAGCGTGCGGTCTCTGTCTGGTCTGCAGCTGGGGAATGATGTCATGTTTGTGAAGCAGGGCACATACGCCAGCCCCAAGGAGTGGACTCGGCGTAATATCAGAGACATGTTCCTCACAGATGAAGACACTGTCTCCCGTGCCATAAGTGACCCGGGTTTGCACATGGACTCGGCCCACTCGGAAGTCAGCACCGACTCTGGCCACGACTCCTTGTTCAACCGCCCCGGGCTGGGCACCATGGTGTTCCGGCGCAACTACGTCAGCGGCGGGCTTTTTGGGATCGGCCGGGAGGACGCTGGCATGCTGGGTGAAGACAACGCAGACGGGATGGGTGTCAAACTGCGGAGCCGCCTGCAGCGCTCGCCAAGTCTCAACGATAGCATTGGCAGTGCCAACAGCCTGCAGGAGAGGAACGCGGAGGAGCTACCCTGGGATGAGGTGGAGCTGGGcttagatgatgatgatgaacCAGACACCAGCCCCTTGGAGACTTTTCTGGCTTCCCTGCACATGTTTGAGTTTATCACCATCTTGAAGAAGGAAAAGATTGACTTGGAGGCCCTCATGCTATGTTCAGACAATGACCTGAAGAGCATCAATATTCCATTGGGCCCCAGGAAAAAGATTgtggatgccatccagaggagaCGACAAACTCTGGAGAAGCCAGATGTCATTGTAGACACTGAACT
- the USH1G gene encoding pre-mRNA splicing regulator USH1G isoform X2 yields MAAMKGHMECVRYLDSIAAKQSSLNPKLVSKLKDKAFRDAERRIKDCVKLQKKHHERMEKRYRKEMSDNSDTMSFSSYSSSTLSKKFQHMSMVTSLPYSQATIHGTAKGKTKIQKKLEKKKQVDGTFKIYEDGRKSVRSLSGLQLGNDVMFVKQGTYASPKEWTRRNIRDMFLTDEDTVSRAISDPGLHMDSAHSEVSTDSGHDSLFNRPGLGTMVFRRNYVSGGLFGIGREDAGMLGEDNADGMGVKLRSRLQRSPSLNDSIGSANSLQERNAEELPWDEVELGLDDDDEPDTSPLETFLASLHMFEFITILKKEKIDLEALMLCSDNDLKSINIPLGPRKKIVDAIQRRRQTLEKPDVIVDTEL; encoded by the coding sequence ATGGCAGCCATGAAGGGGCACATGGAGTGTGTGCGATACCTGGACTCTATTGCTGCCAAGCAGAGCAGCCTTAACCCCAAGCTGGTGAGCAAACTGAAGGACAAGGCCTTTCGGGACGCAGAGCGGAGGATTAAGGACTGTGTGAAGCTGCAGAAGAAGCACCATGAAAGGATGGAGAAGCGGTACAGAAAGGAGATGTCAGATAATTCGGATACCATGAGCTTCTCCAGCTATTCGAGTAGCACCTTAAGCAAGAAGTTCCAACACATGTCTATGGTGACTTCCTTGCCATACTCACAAGCCACCATCCATGGCACAGCCAAGGGAAAGACGAAAATACAAAAGAAGCTAGAGAAGAAGAAGCAGGTGGATGGAACGTTCAAGATCTACGAGGATGGGAGGAAAAGCGTGCGGTCTCTGTCTGGTCTGCAGCTGGGGAATGATGTCATGTTTGTGAAGCAGGGCACATACGCCAGCCCCAAGGAGTGGACTCGGCGTAATATCAGAGACATGTTCCTCACAGATGAAGACACTGTCTCCCGTGCCATAAGTGACCCGGGTTTGCACATGGACTCGGCCCACTCGGAAGTCAGCACCGACTCTGGCCACGACTCCTTGTTCAACCGCCCCGGGCTGGGCACCATGGTGTTCCGGCGCAACTACGTCAGCGGCGGGCTTTTTGGGATCGGCCGGGAGGACGCTGGCATGCTGGGTGAAGACAACGCAGACGGGATGGGTGTCAAACTGCGGAGCCGCCTGCAGCGCTCGCCAAGTCTCAACGATAGCATTGGCAGTGCCAACAGCCTGCAGGAGAGGAACGCGGAGGAGCTACCCTGGGATGAGGTGGAGCTGGGcttagatgatgatgatgaacCAGACACCAGCCCCTTGGAGACTTTTCTGGCTTCCCTGCACATGTTTGAGTTTATCACCATCTTGAAGAAGGAAAAGATTGACTTGGAGGCCCTCATGCTATGTTCAGACAATGACCTGAAGAGCATCAATATTCCATTGGGCCCCAGGAAAAAGATTgtggatgccatccagaggagaCGACAAACTCTGGAGAAGCCAGATGTCATTGTAGACACTGAACT
- the OTOP3 gene encoding proton channel OTOP3, which produces MSGNKVSRQKSCHHCKSRSTSTPPDTSTIHYENFWLYRHCSSVQQSDRQAQKAGQLFSGLLAMNVVFLGSAFISSMIFNHVAITLADVWILLSILKVLCLCWIIYYLLGTSRQLHAVLHRDSHAGPIWIRGSVLLFGSFSILLNVFQIGYSAILIQCKSRVEIVFPSIEILFICTQAFFLWHHSKDCIQVQHNFTRCGLMLTIATNLLLWLLAVTNDTIHMEIESQLREVEQRFAGNETASCTCPNTTMCKIFQKGYILLYPFNTEYCLVCCSVLYVMWKNVGRRISHHHVPHIKPKFKLQGVVFGPLLGTAAVIIGICIFMMYQIQATGSAPNRQVFVMYYSYYIVLLPLMSVGAVIGTIIHALEKRELDTLKNPTRSLDVILLMGAALGQIGMCYFSIVALVATDPRDLLNSLILSYSVLLIFQNITQNVFIIDGLHRQPSVAAAEAIHTGHIGQHAAASELPSEEETTTSSEQEHTQMSPGKEEEMKEEQNHEAHSQRRVSMLELRQEIRKASLSYIHSYSHLSWKRKALREISFFLVLCNIILWVMPTFGAHPAFENGLEKSFYGYSTWFVIVNFGLPLGVFYRMHSVGGLLEVYITA; this is translated from the exons ATGTCGGGCAACAAAGTCTCACGGCAAAAGTCCTGCCATCACTGCAAGAGCAGGTCCACATCAACCCCACCAGACACCTCCACAATCCACTACGAGAACTTCTGGCTGTACCGTCACTGCTCTTCAGTGCAGCAGAGTGACAGGCAAGCTCAGAAAGCTGGGCAGCTCTTCTCAGGGCTGCTGGCCATGAACGTGGTGTTTCTGGGCAGTGCCTTCATCAGCAGTATGATTTTCAACCACGTGGCCATCACACTGGCAGATGTCTGGATCCTGCTCTCCATCCTCAAGGTCTTGTGCCTGTGCTGGATTATCTACTACCTGCTGGGCACCAGCCGGCAGCTGCACGCAGTGCTGCACCGCGATTCCCACGCTGGGCCCATCTGGATCAGGG GGTCAGTGCTGCTGTTCGGCAGTTTCAGCATTCTCCTGAACGTGTTTCAGATCGGCTACAGCGCGATTCTCATCCAGTGCAAATCCAGGGTGGAAATTGTGTTCCCCAGCATTGAAATCCTTTTTATTTGCACCCAG GCTTTTTTTCTGTGGCATCACTCTAAGGACTGCATTCAAGTCCAGCACAACTTCACCAG gtgtGGGCTGATGCTGACCATAGCCACTAACCTCCTCCTCTGGCTCTTGGCCGTGACCAACGACACCATTCACATGGAGATTGAGTCCCAGCTGCGTGAGGTGGAGCAGCGATTTGCAG GCAACGAGACTGCCTCATGCACATGCCCAAACACAACCATGTGCAAAATCTTTCAGAAGGGCTACATCCTGCTCTACCCCTTCAACACCGAGTACTGCCTCGTCTGCTGCTCCGTGCTGTACGTCATGTGGAAGAACGTGGGGAGACGCATCAGCCACCACCATGTCCCTCACATCAAGCCCAAGTTCAAGCTCCAAGGGGTGGTCTTTGGGCCACTGCTGGGCACCGCTGCTGTAATCATCGGGATCTGTATCTTCATGATGTACCAGATCCAGGCCACCGGCTCAGCCCCCAACCGCCAGGTCTTCGTGATGTATTATTCCTACTACATTGTGCTCCTGCCCCTGATGAGTGTGGGCGCAGTGATTGGGACAATCATCCACGCCTTGGAAAAAAGGGAGCTGGACACGCTGAAGAACCCAACCCGCAGCCTGGATGTGATCCTGTTGATGGGGGCAGCCCTCGGCCAGATCGGCATGTGCTACTTCTCCATTGTTGCCCTTGTGGCCACTGACCCCAGGGACCTGTTGAACAGTCTCATCCTGTCCTATTCTGTCCTTCTCATCTTTCAGAACATCACCCAAAATGTCTTCATCATCGATGGACTTCACCGGCAGCCCTCTGTAGCAGCAGCTGAGGCCATACACACAGGACACATTGGGCAGCATGCAGCGGCTTCAGAGCTACCTAGTGAAGAGGAAACCACGACAAGCAGCGAACAGGAGCACACGCAGATGTCTCctggcaaagaggaagaaatgaaagaagagcAGAATCACGAAGCCCATAGCCAGAGACGAGTGAGCATGCTGGAGCTGAGACAGGAGATCCGGAAAGCTTCTCTGTCCTATATCCACAGCTACTCTCACCTGAGTTGGAAGAGAAAAGCATTAAGGGAGATCTCGTTCTTCTTGGTTTTGTGCAACATCATA CTGTGGGTCATGCCCACATTTGGGGCTCACCCTGCCTTCGAGAATGGACTGGAAAAGTCATTTTACGGCTACTCCACCTGGTTTGTGATTGTGAATTTTGGCCTCCCACTGGGTGTGTTCTACAGAATGCACTCCGTCGGGGGACTCCTGGAGGTCTACATCACAGCCTGA
- the OTOP2 gene encoding proton channel OTOP2, translating to MTEEPVRKDSEIRRPNSSMGCGHKDDKASLASSQIASFSHQPHQPPSTPASKEVWKKGGRMFSILLAVHLALLACTLVSSGAFEKIAVHDYDVFFLLTVMMLIVIIWIIFYLVGTSRCPDAILCKDSHAGPIWLRGGLILFAIFSLVMDVFKIGYYSSFYSCLSAIKIIYPIVQAIFVVVQTYFLWISAKDCVHVHLNVTRCGLMLTLTTNLAVWMSAVTDESVHKAHSKLKKNMTEEIFRWILKAGMRSSSAEECNCNSQICQIFKNGYFWLYPFNIEYSLFASAMVYVMWKNVGRFIDHHSHHIHRLKFRLFRRTFFVGIVLGLIILVSGLGVLILYEVQVNSSTESIKKSQALTMYYIFNIVCLGLMSLVCIGGSVIYRFDKRDMDRHKNPTRTLDVALLMGAALGQYAISYYSIVAIVASTPRDAISALNLTYALLMIAQHTFQNIFIIEGLHRQPPKEDHKHNSHQKDLYGLTFVNINAVSLRVPDSGSALAPSAASGTEAIHPSDLVRSLTAPKKMNWRRKFLREISMFLLLSNIILWIMPAFGARPQFDNDTELNFYGDSMWPAIVDICLPFGIFYRMHAVASLLEVYIMS from the exons ATGACCGAGGAGCCCGTGCGGAAGGACAGCGAGATCAGACGCCCCAACTCCAGCATGGGCTGTGGACACAAGGATGACAAAGCCAGCCTGGCTTCGAGCCAGATAGCATCTTTCAGCCACCAGCCTCATCAGCCCCCCTCCACTCCTGCCTCCAAGGAAGTGTGGAAAAAGGGTGGCCGCATGTTCTCCATCCTGCTGGCTGTGCATTTAGCCCTGCTGGCCTGCACGCTGGTGAGCAGCGGGGCTTTTGAGAAGATTGCCGTGCATGACTATGATGTCTTCTTCCTGCTGACTGTCATGATGCTGATAGTCATCATATGGATCATCTTCTACCTCGTCGGCACCTCCCGCTGCCCAGATGCCATCCTCTGCAAAGACTCCCACGCTGGGCCCATCTGGCTGAGAG GAGGCCTGATCCTATTTGCCATTTTCAGTCTTGTCATGGATGTGTTCAAAATTGGATATTACTCAAGCTTCTACAGCTGCCTGTCTGCAATCAAAATAATCTACCCCATTGTGCAAGCAATATTTGTGGTCGTCCAG ACGTACTTCCTGTGGATCTCTGCCAAAGACTGCGTCCACGTACACCTGAACGTTACCAG GTGTGGCTTGATGCTAACGCTGACTACAAACTTAGCGGTGTGGATGTCAGCAGTGACAGATGAGTCCGTTCATAAAGCACATTCAAAGTTGAAGAAGAACATGACAGAAGAAATCTTCAGATGGATCCTGAAAG CGGGAATGAGAAGTAGCTCAGCCGAAGAATGCAATTGCAACAGCCAAATCTGCCAGATCTTCAAGAACGGCTACTTTTGGCTGTACCCCTTTAACATTGAGTACAGTCTCTTTGCCTCTGCCATGGTCTATGTCATGTGGAAGAATGTTGGACGCTTCATAGACCACCACTCCCACCACATTCACCGCCTGAAGTTCAGGCTCTTCCGAAGGACCTTCTTTGTAGGCATCGTGTTGGGCCTCATCATTCTGGTGAGTGGTTTGGGAGTCCTTATTCTTTATGAGGTGCAGGTAAATTCCAGCACTGAATCCATCAAGAAGAGCCAAGCACTCACCATGTACTATATCTTCAACATTGTCTGTCTGGGCCTGATGTCTCTGGTCTGCATTGGTGGCTCTGTCATCTACCGGTTtgacaagagagacatggatcGGCACAAGAACCCAACCAGGACCCTGGACGTGGCCCTGCTGATGGGTGCAGCCTTGGGGCAGTATGCTATTTCTTACTATTCCATTGTGGCTATTGTAGCCAGCACACCAAGGGACGCTATCAGCGCACTCAACCTCACCTACGCCCTCCTAATGATTGCTCAGCACACCTTCCAGAACATCTTCATTATCGAAGGCCTTCATCGGCAACCCCCCAAGGAAGACCACAAGCACAATTCTCACCAGAAGGATCTCTATGGACTCACCTTTGTCAACATCAATGCAGTGTCCCTCCGTGTGCCCGACAGCGGCAGCGCCTTGGCCCCTAGTGCTGCCTCTGGCACTGAGGCCATCCATCCTTCTGACCTTGTGCGGTCCCTCACCGCCCCCAAGAAGATGAACTGGAGGAGGAAGTTCTTAAGGGAGATCTCCATGTTCCTCCTGCTGAGCAATATCATA CTCTGGATCATGCCAGCGTTTGGTGCCCGGCCGCAGTTTGACAATGACACAGAACTGAACTTCTATGGCGATTCCATGTGGCCGGCCATTGTGGACATTTGCCTGCCCTTTGGGATCTTCTACCGAATGCATGCAGTGGCCAGTTTGCTGGAGGTCTACATCATGTCCTAA